GCACCGGCTGCCGAACTACCTCGTCCAGACGGTGAAAACGAGTACCAACGCCGGCGGCGGCCTCGACATCATCGTCACGGAGTTCGACCTGTCGGACCGGCCGCTGTACGTGGGCGCCACGTGCCGGGCGGGCGCGGTCACGGCGTGCGACAGCGTGCTGGCGGTGTACTCGACGACGCCGACGCCGGCGCAGCCGCAGCCGTTCACCAACCGCGGCTACGTGGCGTGGGAGAACCTGCGGTCGCCGGCCTCGGCGCCGAGCGGCCACTTCTTCTACGAACTCGCCCTCGCGCCCGGCGGCGGCGTCGACTCGCTCCAGGTCATCGCGGTGCGCGACACGGCGCCGGGCCAGGCGCGCAGCGACACCATCTCGGGCGCCTCGGCCGGCCTCGGCGTGCGCCTGAGCGAGCTCGCGTTCCAGGATTCGACGTTCATCCGCAACTCGGGCGACTTCAATCACGTGCTCATCGGCGAGGGGGGCCTCGACCAGGGCTTCGCCCGGGCGCTCACGTTCGACGCGCGCGCCGGCGTCTCCACGCGCACCGGCACGTCGTGCGCCTCGTTCGTCGGGGCCAACTTCAAGTGCACTGCGATCATCGACAACGGCGTCTCGGAGGGCCACTTCGTCCGCGACTTCCTGGTCAATCGCGCCTCGCGCGTCACGTCCATCGCGACGAACTTCAACGGCCGTACCAACCTGGTGCGCGCGGACTCGATCTACGCCTTCGACTTCACGCTGCGCCAGACGGGGCTGATGCAGATCGGCGGGACGAACCCGGGGATGGACTTCCCGCGGGAGAACAACTTCGACGCGGCCACCCGCGGCACCGGCGGCTTCGGCGGAGCGGGCAACCCTGACAACCGCTTGGTGTTCACGGCGCGGCCGGACGCCAACATCGAGGTCTTCGACACCTGGTTCTACGGGAACGTGTCCACGATCCCGATCCGCGACCCGATCGTCGGGCCGATCCGTGTGGCGACCAACCCGATCACGGGCCAGCGGATCCTGGTCGGCGTCACGGCGAACGGCATCGTGACGGTGCGGCTGCCGAGCATCAGCAACATCTTCCCGGCGCCGCCGCCGCTTAGGGCCGCGACGGGCTCGCGCTAGCGCCGCCGCCGGTACAGAATTCGGGGGAGACGACCGAGCCCGGCCACCATGGTCGGGCTCGTGCACTCTGGGGGACGACACCACCGACATGATCCGCTTCACCACCGCCGGCGAATCGCACGGCCGAGCCCTGGTCGCCATCGTCGAGGGCGTGCCGGCGGGGCTCCCGCTCGCGGCGGCGGACGTCAATCGCGACCTGGCCCGGCGCATGAAGGGCTACGGGCGCGGAGCGCGCATGAAGATCGAGGCGGACGAGGCGCAGCTCATCTCGGGCGTCCGCGCCGGCGAGACGCTGGGCTCCCCCATCGCCCTCCTGATCGAGAACCGCGACTGGGCCAACTGGGAGGACGTGATGAGTCCCGGCGCGCAGGACGAGCCGCCGCGCCGGAAGCTCACCCGACCCCGGCCCGGCCACGCCGACCTCGCCGGCGCGCTCAAGTACGACCGGACCGACGCCCGCGACGTGCTGGAGCGCGCCTCGGCGCGAGAGACGGCCGCACGCGTGGCGGCCGGCGCAGTCTGTCGCGCCCTCCTCGCGACCTTCGGTGTGGAGATCGGGAGCCACGTCGTCTCGCTCGGTGGCGTCACCGCAAGGTACCGCTCCCCGCTCCCGGCTCCCCTCAACGACGTCTCCGACCTCTCCCCGGTCCGCTGCCTCGACCCGGACGCCGAGAAGGAGATGATGGCCCGCATCGACGCCGCCAAGGAGGCCGGTGACACGCTGGGCGGCGTTGCGGAGGTGGTGGCGCGCGGGGTCGTGGTGGGCCTGGGCAGTCACGTCTCCTGGGACCGGAAGCTCGACGGACGCCTCGCCCGCGCTCTGATGTCCATTCCCGCGGTGAAGGGTGTCGAGATCGGCCTGGGTTTCGGCGCCTCCCGGGTGCCGGGCTCGGAGGCGCACGACGAGATCGACCGGGCGGCGGAGGGTGAGGGCCGGGTGGCGGGCGGCTTCGCGCGGCGCAGCAACCGAGCGGGCGGGCTCGAGGGAGGGATCACGACGGGGGAGCCGCTCGTGCTCCGCGCCGGGATGAAGCCCATCTCCACCCTGATGAGCCCGCTCGCGTCGGTGGACCTCTCTACCGGCCGCGCGGCCAAGGCTCAGAGCGAGCGGTCCGACGTGACCGCGGTCCCGGCGATGGGCGTGATCGCGGAAGCGATGACCGCCATCGTGCTGGCCGGCGCCTGGGTCGAGAAGTTCGGCGGTGATTCGCTCACGGAGATGCGCCGCAACTACGATTCATACCTGGCGCGCCTGGAAGCGCGCCGGGCGGCCTGGGAGCCGCTTGGATAAGAGACACGTGGTCCTGGTTGGCCTGCCGGGATCTGGCAAGTCCACCGTGGGTCGGCTGGCGGCCGTGATGCTGGGCGCCGGGTGGGTGGACCTGGACATCCTGATAGAGAATGGCGCCGGGAAGAGCATCGCGCGCATCTTCGCGGAGGACGGCGAGCCGTCGTTCCGCGCCCTGGAGGCCGAGCTGGGGGATGGGGTGCTGGCGGGCGAGCCGGTGGTATTCTCGCCCGGCGGTGGCTTCATCTCCGACCCCGAGCGTCGCGCTCTGGTGCTGGAGCGAGGGCTCGCGATTTACCTCGAGACGTCTCCCGCCGTGGCGGCTTCGCGGGTCGGTGACGCGAAGCACCGGCCCCTCCTCGAGGGCCGCGACCCGGCGGAACGGATGGCCGAATTGCTGCGCCGACGGCAGGCCGGCTATCTGGAAGCGCATGAGAAGGTTACGACTGACGCGTCCACGCCTCGGGACGTGGCGCGCCTCGTCGCCGAGCTTGCCCGGGCGAAAGGGGGCTGGTAGACTTGCCGCCCCGCGCTGGAACCGGGGACGTCCGTCGAGGTAGAGCGATGTACCGGCGGTTGACGCGCCGGTGATGGATACGCTACAGACTGAGGGCCATGACTGAACCAGGCAAGAAGACGCTCGTCGTCGTCGAGTCGCCCGCCAAGGCGCGGACGATCGGCAAGTACCTCGGCTCGGGCTACACGGTGAAGGCCACCGTGGGGCACATCCGGGACTTGCCGGCGCACGGGCTCGGAGTGGACGTGAAGGACGGCTTCGAGCCGACTTTCGTGACGGTCGAGGGCAAGGGGAAGGCGATCGGGGAGCTGAAGAGCGCGGCCAAGAAGGCCGACGAGGTCCTGATCGCGACCGACCCGGACCGCGAAGGAGAGGCGATCGCCTGGCACGTGCAGGAGGAGCTGGGCAAGGCGAAGGACAAGGTGAAGCGCGTCCTCTTCCACGAGATCACGAAAGACGCCATCAAGGCGGCTATCGAGCACCCCGGGCGCATCGACAAGAAGAAAGTCGAGGCGCAGTTGGCGCGGCGAATCCTGGACCGGCTGGTCGGTTACAAGGTGAGCCCGCTCCTCGGCAAGGCCGTGAAGGCGGGGCTCTCGGCGGGCCGCGTGCAGACGGTGGCGCTCCGGATCCTCGTCGAGCGGGAGCAGGAGATCCGCGCCTTCGTCGCGCAGGAGTACTGGAGCATCACCGCCAAGTGCGAGAAGGGCGGGCACCAGTTCGACGCCGAGCTGCACCAGCTCGACGGCCACAAGCCCGAGATCCACCACGAGGCTGAGGCCGCGGCCATCGTCGTTGCGGTGAAGGACGCGGCGTTCGTCGTCACCGACGTCAGGCGCAAGGAGCGGCGGAAGCGGCCGCCGGCGCCGTTCACGACCAGCACGTTACAGCAGGAAGCGGCCAAGCGCCTCGGCTACTCGTCCAAGCGCACCATGCGGATCGCGCAGGACCTCTACGAGGGTGTCGAGGTCGGCGTCGAGGGTGCGGTAGGCCTCATCACCTACATGCGGACGGACTCGACCCGCGTCGCGGCGAGCGCCGTCGAGTCGGCGAGGGCCTACATCGAAAAGACTTTCTCGAGGAAGTACCTCCCCGACCAGCCCAACTTCTACGGCGGCTCCAAGAACTCCCAGGCCCAGGACGCGCACGAAGCCGTCCGGCCCACCGACGTGCTCCGCACTCCCGACCGGGTGAAGCGCGACCTCTCCGCCGACCAGTTCAAGCTCTATCAATTGATCTGGCAGCGGTTCGTCGGCTCGCAGATGGCGCAAATCGTCTACGACACCACGACCGTGGACTTCGACCTCGGGCGCCACCTGTTCCGCTCGACCGGCTCGGTCCTCATCTTCGACGGCTATCACCGCCTCTATCACGAGGCGCGCGAGCAGGGCGAGGGCCGCACGCTGGACGACCTGCCGCCGCTGCCGGTGCTCGCCGTCGGCGACCAGGTCACGCTGCGCGGCGTCATCCCCGAGCAGCACTTCACCGAGCCGCCGCCGCGCTTCAGCGAGGCGTCCCTGGTGAAGGAGCTGGAACGCCTCGGCATCGGCCGGCCGTCCACCTACGCGCAGATCACCAGCACGCTCATCGCGCGGCACTACGTCTCGCTGCTGGAGAAGCGGTTCCACCCGACCGAGCTTGGCGAGACGGTCAATCGCCTGCTGGTGCCGCGTTTCCCCGACATCTTCAACGTCGAGTTCACCAGCGAGATGGAGTCCGAGCTGGACCGGATCGAGGACGGCGAGCTGACGCGCCTGCAGGTGCTGACCGATTTCTGGGGGCCGTTCGAGAAGCGGCTCGCCGCGGTGAAGCCCGACGAGATGATCGCCGAGGCGCACGACCTGTCCAAGCTCGCCGACGAGAAGTGTCCCGAGTGCGGCAGCGCGCTGGCCGTGAAGGCGGGGCGCTTCGGACCGTACATCGCGTGCACCAAGCAGAACGACCCCGAGTGCAAATACACCAAGTCGCTGCGGAAGCCGCGCGCGCCCGACCGCCCGACCGACGAGCTGTGCGAGAAGTGCGGGCGGGCGATGGTGATCAAGACCGGGCGCTTCGGCGAGTTCATGGCGTGCACCGGCTATCCCAAGTGCAAGAACACCAAGCCGGTGCCGCTGGGAGTGAAGTGCCCCAAGTGCGGCATCGGCGACCTGGCCGAGCGGCGCTCGAAGCGCGGGCGTTCGTTCTTCGGGTGCAATCGGTATCCGGAGTGCGATTTCACGGTCTGGAACCGGCCGGCGCCGGTGGTCTGCCCCGCGTGCGGCAACATCGGCATGGAGATCAAGACGTCGAAGTCCAAGGGCGAGACCCGCAAGTGCCTCAAGTGCGGGACCGAGTTCGCCGCCGAAGAGGCGGCGTCCCCAGAGGTCGCGGCGCCGTCGCTGAGTTGAGCGCCACGGTCATCGGGGGCGGTCTGGCGGGCTGCGAGGCCGCCTGGGCGCTCGCCGAGCGCGGGGTCCGCGTGAGGCTCGTCGAGATGCGCCCCGTAGCGAGGACCCCGGCCCACCAGACCGATGCGCTCGCCGAGCTGGTCTGCAGCAACACCTTCAAGAGCGTCGAGACCACCAACGCGCACGGGCTGCTGAAGGCTGAGCTGCGGCTCCTGGGCAGCCTGCTGCTCGGGTGCGCGGACGAGGCGCGCGTGCCGGGCGGGACGGCGCTGGCGGTGGACCGCGGCGTGTTCGCGGCGCGCGCGACCGAGCGCGTCTCATCGCATCAGGGCATCGAGATCGTCCGCGAGGAAGCGACGGCGCTCCCCGTTCCCGGCATCGTCGCGACGGGGCCGCTCACCTCGGAGGGGCTGTCGAAGACGATCTCGGCGCGGGTGGGTGCCGAGTCGCTGGCTTTCTACGATGCTATCGCGCCCATTGTCTCCACGGACTCGCTCGACGAATCGCGGCTCTACCGCGCCTCGCGCTACGGCAAGGGCGAGGGGGCCGATTACTGGAACGCCCCTCTAGGCCGTGACGAGTACGACGCATTCATCGCAGCCCTCGCCGCCGCCGACCAGTATCCCGGGCACGACTTCGACGCTTTCCCGTACTTCGAGGGGTGCCTGCCGGTCGAGGAGATGGCGTCGCGCGGCAAGGACACGCTGCGCTTCGGGCCGATGAAGCCGGTCGGTCTCCCCGATCCGCACACCGGCCACATCGCCTACGCCGTCGTTCAGCTCAGGCAGGAAGACCGGGCCGGCCAGATGTGGAACCTCGTCGGCTTCCAGACCCGGATGCGCCACGGCGATCAGCAGCGCGTGTTCCGCACGATCCCCGGGCTCGAGCACGCGGAGTTCCTGCGCTACGGCTCCATCCACCGGAACAGCTACCTCAACTCGCCGCGCGCGCTGACGCCCCACCTGGCGCTCAAGGACGCTCCGACCACGCTCTTCGCCGGGCAGCTCACCGGCGTCGAGGGCTACACCGAGTCCCTCGGCACGGGGCTGCTCGCGGGGCTCAACCTCGCCCGCATCCTGAAGGGGAGCGAGCCGCTCGTCCCGCCTCCCACCACCATGCTGGGCGCTCTGCTAGCGTATCTCCGGAACGCGGACCCGAGCTGTTTCCAGCCGATGAACGCGAACTTCGGGCTGGTCGAGCCGCTCGCGAACCCGCCGCGCGACAAGGCGAAGAAGAAGGCGCTGCTGGCCGGACGCGCGCTCGAGGCGATGACCGCGTTCGCGAAGGAGATCACCGCGTGAAGGCGGCGGCGGCGGCCGCGGCGCCGGCGAGGCCCGAGATCTCCGATTTCCTTCGCTACATCGGCACGGAGCGGAACGACTCACCGAACACCGTGAAGGCGTACGGGCGCGACCTGGCGGCCTTCGCCGCGTTCCTGGACGGGTTCTACGGCGGGCCCGGCTGGAAATGGGCCGGGGTGGACCGGCTCGCGATCCGGGGCTTCCTGGGCGAGGGGGCGCGGCGCGGCTGGTCGAAACGCTCGATGTCCCGCGCCCTCTCGGCGGTGCGCACCTATTACCGGTTTCTGAACCTGCACTACGGCATCGAGGTGAACCCGGCCCGCGCGGCGAGCACCCCCAAGCTGGAGAAGCGGCTCCCGGGCTACCTCGACCGCAAGGCGGTGGAGAAGCTCTTCGAGCTGGCCGAATCCCGGGCCGGGGGGAAATCGTTACGGGGGACGCGGAACCGCGCCATGCTGGAGCTCTTCTACTCGACCGGGATGCGGCTTTCGGAGCTGACGGGCCTCGACCTGGACGACCTCGACCTCGTGTCGGACCAGGTGAAGGTGCGCGGAAAGGGAAAAAAGGAGAGATTGCTTCCCTTGGGCCGGCCGGCGGTGCAGACGCTCCGGGCGTATTACCCGAAGCGCGAGGCGGCGCTGCGGGAGGTGAAGAGCCCCGACCGCCGCGCGGTGTTCGTGGGAGAGCGGGGCAAGCGGCTGACGCAACGCGGGGTGCAGCTCATCGTCCGCGGCTTCCTTGACGCGGTGAGCGAGGGGGACGACCTGAGCACCCACTCGCTCCGGCATTCGTTCGCGACGCACTTGCTGGATGCCGGCGCGGACCTGCGAGCGGTGCAGGAGCTGCTGGGTCATGCGTCGCTCTCGACCACGCAGATCTACACGCACACCAGCGTCGAGCGGCTCAAGAAGGTGTACCATCAGGCGCATCCGAGGGCGTAGATGCAAGAGATACATGCGACGACCATCCTCTGCGTGCGGAAAGACGGCCACGTCGCCATGGGCGGCGACGGCCAGGTCACCGTGGGCGAGGCCGTGATGAAGTCCCGCGCCACCAAGGTGCGCATGCTCAAGGGGAACAAGGTGATCGCGGGCTTCGCCGGCGGCGCCGCCGACGCGCTCACCCTGTTCGAGAAGTTCGAGGAGAAGCTCGAGCGCTTCCCCGGCAACCTCGCCCGCGCGGCGGTGGAGCTGGCCAAGGACTGGCGCAGCGACCGGGTGCTGCGGCGACTCGAGGCGCAACTCGTCGTGGCCGACAAGACGCAGCTCCTAACCATCACGGGGAACGGGGACGTCATCGAGCCTGACGACGACGCGATAGCGATCGGCTCGGGCGGCGGCTACGCGCTGGCGGCGGCGCGCGCGCTCCACGCCAAGACGGAGCTCACGGCGCGGCAGATAGTGGAAGAGGCGATGAACATCGCCGCCGACATCTGCATCTACACCAACCGCAATCTCACGATCGTGGAACTGGAGTAGCACTAGAGACATGGCAGAGCCAGGGAAGATCGAAGCCAAGCTGGAACAGCGGGACCAGGGCCCGGAGCCGCTACCGTGGCTGGAGGAGCTTCCGCCGAGGCAGATCGTGGCGGAGCTGGACCGCTACATCGTGGGGCAGGGGCCGGCGAAGAAGGCGGTGGCGATCGCGATCCGGAACCGCTGGCGCCGCTCGCAGGCGCCCGACGGGATCCGGGACGAGATCCTGCCCAACAACATCATCATGATCGGCCCCACGGGGGTGGGGAAGACGGAAATCGCGCGGCGTCTGGCGCGGCTCGCCGGGGCGCCGTTCGTGAAGGTCGAGGCGTCGAAGTTCACCGAGGTGGGGTACGTGGGCCGCGATGTCGAGTCCATGGTGCGCGACCTGGTGGACGCGGCGATCAACATGGTGCGGGGCGAGCGCGAGGACGAGGTCTACCCGCAGGGGGAGGAGCGTGCCGAGAACCGGCTGCTCGACTTGCTGCTCCCGCCTCCGGCGCCGGCGGGCCCGCCGGCTCCCGCCCAGCCGCAGCCGGGAGGGGGGTTCGCAACTCCCGCCGACGCGGCGGCGAGCCTCAAGACGCTCTTCCTCGTGACACCGCAGGGCGAAGTCACTGCGAAGCAGGACGGCGAGGACGAGCGGATGAAGGAGCGCCGCGAGCGGACGCGCGAAAAGCTCCGCGCCCTCCTCAAGGAGGGGAAGCTGGAGGAGAAGGACGTCGAGCTCGAGGTGACCCAGGAGAACTTCCCGCCGATGGACATGTTCCAGGCGCCGGACGGGATGCAGGGCCCCGACGTCAACTTCATGGACATGATCCGCGAGATCCTGCCCAAGCGGAAGAAGCGGCGCACCGTGCACGTCCACGAGGCGAGGCGGCTGCTGATCGACGAGGAGCTGCGCAAGCTGGTGGATATGGACGACGTGGTGACCGAGGCGCTGGACCGCGTCGAGAACCACGGCGTCATTTTCATCGACGAGATCGACAAGATCGCGGGCGAGCGGGGATCGGTGGGGCCCGACGTCTCCCGAGAGGGAGTGCAGCGCGACCTCCTGCCGATCGTCGAGGGCTCGACGGTGCAGACGCGCTACGGCCTGGTGCGCACCGACCACATCCTCTTCATCGCGGCGGGCGCGTTCCACGTCGCCAAGCCGTCGGACCTCATCCCCGAGTTGCAGGGCCGCTTCCCGATCCGGGTGGAGCTGACGCCGCTGACGGAGGAGGACTTCGTCCGCATCATGACCGAGCCGGAGAACGCGCTCACCAAGCAGTACGCGGCGCTCTGTGCGGCCGAGGGCGCCACGCTCGAGTTCACGACCGACGGGATCGCGGAGGTGGCGCACATCGCGGCGATCCTGAACGAGCGGCTGGAGAACATCGGCGCCCGGCGGCTGCACACGGTTCTCACCACCCTGCTCGAGGACACGCTCTACGACCTTCCCGACGTGGCGGAGAAGCGGATCGAGTTCGACCGGGCGAAAGTGAAGGCGCGGCTGGATTCGATCGTGCAGGACGAGGACCTGAGGCGGTATATCCTGTAGGCGAGGCACCCCGGGGCCCCCACGGGCACCGCTTGCTCCACGACGCGGGCAGGGGTACAATCCCCTGCCCGCTGTCATTTTGACCGACTCCGCCACGAGACTCCATGCCGAAGCGCGACTTCCTCACCTTCCAGGATCTGACCAAGGCCGAAGTCGATGCCCTGTTTGCTCTTGCGGCCGGGATGAAGTCCGGCGCCTACCGCGAAAAGCCGCTCGCGGGCAAGACCCTGGGGATGATCTTCGCCAAGTCCTCCACCCGGACCCGCGTCTCCTTCGAGGTGGGCGCCTACCGCCTCGGCGGGCACGCGCTCTTCCTGTCGAGCCGCGACATCCAGCTCGGCCGAGGCGAGCCCATCTGCGACATGGCCCGCGTCCTCTCCCGCATGGTGGACGGGATCATGATCCGCGCCTTCGCCCACGCCGACGTCCAGGAGCTGGCGAAGTGGTCCACCGTCCCGGTGATCAACGGGCTCACCGACCTCCATCACCCGTGCCAGGTGCTCGCGGACCTGCTCACCATGATGGAGCACGTCGGCGGGTACGAGGGGAAGCGCGTCGCGTGGATCGGCGACGGCAACAACATGGCCAACTCGTGGCTCGACGCCGCGGCGCTCCTCGGCTTCGAGGTGCGCATCGCGTGCCCCGAGGGTTACGAGCCCGACCGCGAGACTTTCGAGCGCGCCAACCGGGCCACCAAGGTGCTGATCACCGAGGAGCCGGAGGAAGCGGTCGAAGGGGCCGACGTCGTGAACACCGACGTGTGGGCCTCGATGGGCCAGGAGGCGGAGGCGGAGGAGCGGAAGAACGCGTTCAAGGGCTACTGCGTTGACGCCGGGCTCATGAAACACGCCAAGCCCACGGCGATCTTCCTCCACTGCCTCCCCGCGCACCGCGGCGAGGAGGTGACGAACGACGTGATCGAAGGGCCGCAGTCTCGCGTCTTCGACGAGGCGGAGAACCGCCTCCACGCTCAGAACGCGCTCCTTGCCACTTTGATGGGGTGAGGCGATGAGCGAGACGCTGAAGCGCACTCCGTACTACGACCGGCACGTCGCGGCCGGCGCGAAGATCGTCCCGTTCGCCGGCTTCGAGATGCCGGTCCAGTACCCCACCGGCATCACCGCCGAGCACCATGCCGTCCGGAAGAGCGCGGGTCTTTTCGATGTCTCGCACATGGGCGAGTTCGAGATAACCGGCCCGGATGCGGTCGCGTTCGCGTCGCACGTCACGTCGAACGACGCGACCACGCTCGCGGTAGGGCAGGTGCAGTATTCCTGCTTCCTGCACGAGAGCGGCGGCATGGTGGACGACTGCCTGGTCTACCGCTTCAAGGACCGGGTCAGGCTGGTCGTGAACGCGTCGAACATCGCGAAGGATTGGGTGCACGTCAATCGCTTCGCGGCGAAGTTCGGCGTCACGCTCACCGACCGCTCCGACGAGACCGCGCTGCTCGCGTTGCAGGGACCGAAGGCGCAGTCCGTTCTTCAGCCGCTCTGCCCCGCCGTGGATCTCGAATCAGTCCGCTACTACTGGTTCACCACCGGCGAGGTGGCCGGTGTTCGCTGCATCATCAGCCGCACCGGCTACACCGGCGAGGACGGCTTCGAGCTCTACCACTCGCCCGACGACGCGAAGACGCTGTGGGACGCGCTCGTGAAGCACCCGGACGTCACGCTGACGGGCCTCGGCTGCCGGGACAGCCTGCGGCTCGAGATGGCCTATCCGCTCTACGGCAACGACATCGACGACGAGACCACCCCGCTCGAGGCCGGCCTCGGTTGGATCGTGAAGCTCAAGAAGCCGGACTTCGTTGGGAAGGCGAAGCTGGTAGAGCAGAAGGCGAGGGGCATCACGCGGAAGCTGGCCGGCTTCCGCCTCACGGAGAAAGGTTTCCCGCGGCACGGGATGCCGGTGCTTGCGAACGGCGAGCGCTCGGGCGACGTGCGCAGCGGCACCGTGAGCCCATCCACCGGTGAGCCGATCGGCACGGCGTACCTCCCGATCGCGCACACGGCTGCCGGAACGCGGTTCGAGATCGACATCCGAGGCAAGCGCGTCGGCGCCGAGGTGGTCGAGACGCCGTTCTGGAAGCGGGGGTCACGGCGGTGATCCGGGTGGCCGTCCTCACCGTTTCCGACGGCGTGGCCGCGGGCACCCGCCAGGACGTCTCCGGCGCCGCGATCGCCGAATGGGCGGTGGCGCGTGGGTACAGCGTTGAGGCGCGCGACGTGGTGGCGGACGAGACCGCGGAAATCGCGCGGCGGCTCCAGGCTTGGGCGGACGGCGGCGCGCTGGACCTGATCCTCACGACCGGCGGCACGGGGCTGGCGGCGCGAGACCTCACCCCCGAGGCGACCAAGGCGGTGATCGAGCGTGAGGCGCCGGGGATCGCGGAGTACATCCGGGCCAAGGGCGCGGCGTACGTCCCGCTGGCGGTTCTCTCGCGCGGAGTAGCCGGGGTGCGCGGGAGGACGCTCATCGTCAACCTTCCCGGCTCGGTGGGGGGCGTCAAGGACGGCCTGTCGGCGCTCGACCCGATCGTGGACCACGCCGTCGAGCTGCTGAAGGGTCATACCGAACACACCTGATGGCCCACCGCGTCCTCATCACCATGGAAGACCTCGAGCCGGCGGTGCGTGCCAACGCCGCATTCGAGGCGGCGGGCTTCGCGACCACCATGGTATCGGCGCTGGACGACCTGCGGGCGGCGGTTCGCCGCGCCGATCCCGATCTCCTCGTCCTCACCGGCGGCCTGCGCGAATCGGGCATCGCGCGCACCACGGCCGAGATGTCGTCGGGGCGCATCGCGACCCTCGGCCTCGTCGAGCCCACCGACACCGATCCCACCGCGCTCGCTCACCGCGCCGGCCTCTCCGCCGTCCTGATCAAGCCCGTCGAGTCCGAAGAGGTGGTGGCCGTGGGCCGTCGCCTCATCGAGCGGAAACGGCTCCAGGAGCGGACCGGGATCCTCGGCGAGCACCCCGGCATCCAGGAAGTGCTCATCAAGATCGAGCAGATGGCTCCGGTGAGCAGCACGGTGCTGGTCCAGGGCGAGTCGGGGACGGGCAAGGAGCTGGTCGCCAAGGCCATCCACGAGCTCTCGCCCCGGCGCGGCAAGGCGTTCATCGCCGTGAACTGCGCGGCGATCCCCGAGACGCTGCTCGAGTCCGAGCTGTTCGGCCACGAGAAGGGCTCGTTCACGGGCGCGGCGGAGCGGCGTCTCGGCATGTTCGAGCTGGCCGACCGGGGCACGATCTTCCTCGACGAAGTCGGCGAGATGCCGATGGCGGCGCAGGTGAAGCTGCTGCGGGTGCTCGAGGAGCGGGAGTTCTTCCGCGTGGGCGGCACCGCGCCCATCAAGGTGGACGTGCGCGTGGTGGCCGCGACCAACCGCGGTCTGAAGGAGAGCGTGGACGCCGGGCGGGTGCGCGCCGACCTCTACTACCGGCTCAACGTCCTCGCCATGTACCTGCCTCCGCTGCGCGAACGGAGGAGCGACATCCCGCTGCTGGTGCGCCGGTTCATCCACGAGTTCAGTACGATGCACGACCGGCCGTTCCGCGGCATCACGGCCGAGGCGATGCAGATCCTGGTGGACGCGCCGTGGCCCGGCAACGTGCGGCAGCTGCGGAACCTGGTCGAGTCGATGGTGGTGCTGGCGCCGACGAGCGAGATCCGCGCGGCGGACATCCCGCGGGAGATCCGCGAGCAGGGCGGTCGCAACCTGCCGGTGCTGGTGCCCGGAGTCACGCGCGAGGTCTCGGGGCAGGAGTTGCAGTACATCGTGCAGTCGCTGTTGGATCTGCGCCTCCAGGTGGAAGACCTGCGGCACCGGCTGGACGAAGCTCCTCAGCGGGTAGAGGTGATCGAGGTGGGGCGGCGGGCGGGGACGGCGGAATCGGCGGACGGGTCAGTCC
The window above is part of the Gemmatimonadales bacterium genome. Proteins encoded here:
- a CDS encoding shikimate kinase, yielding MDKRHVVLVGLPGSGKSTVGRLAAVMLGAGWVDLDILIENGAGKSIARIFAEDGEPSFRALEAELGDGVLAGEPVVFSPGGGFISDPERRALVLERGLAIYLETSPAVAASRVGDAKHRPLLEGRDPAERMAELLRRRQAGYLEAHEKVTTDASTPRDVARLVAELARAKGGW
- the topA gene encoding type I DNA topoisomerase codes for the protein MTEPGKKTLVVVESPAKARTIGKYLGSGYTVKATVGHIRDLPAHGLGVDVKDGFEPTFVTVEGKGKAIGELKSAAKKADEVLIATDPDREGEAIAWHVQEELGKAKDKVKRVLFHEITKDAIKAAIEHPGRIDKKKVEAQLARRILDRLVGYKVSPLLGKAVKAGLSAGRVQTVALRILVEREQEIRAFVAQEYWSITAKCEKGGHQFDAELHQLDGHKPEIHHEAEAAAIVVAVKDAAFVVTDVRRKERRKRPPAPFTTSTLQQEAAKRLGYSSKRTMRIAQDLYEGVEVGVEGAVGLITYMRTDSTRVAASAVESARAYIEKTFSRKYLPDQPNFYGGSKNSQAQDAHEAVRPTDVLRTPDRVKRDLSADQFKLYQLIWQRFVGSQMAQIVYDTTTVDFDLGRHLFRSTGSVLIFDGYHRLYHEAREQGEGRTLDDLPPLPVLAVGDQVTLRGVIPEQHFTEPPPRFSEASLVKELERLGIGRPSTYAQITSTLIARHYVSLLEKRFHPTELGETVNRLLVPRFPDIFNVEFTSEMESELDRIEDGELTRLQVLTDFWGPFEKRLAAVKPDEMIAEAHDLSKLADEKCPECGSALAVKAGRFGPYIACTKQNDPECKYTKSLRKPRAPDRPTDELCEKCGRAMVIKTGRFGEFMACTGYPKCKNTKPVPLGVKCPKCGIGDLAERRSKRGRSFFGCNRYPECDFTVWNRPAPVVCPACGNIGMEIKTSKSKGETRKCLKCGTEFAAEEAASPEVAAPSLS
- the aroC gene encoding chorismate synthase yields the protein MIRFTTAGESHGRALVAIVEGVPAGLPLAAADVNRDLARRMKGYGRGARMKIEADEAQLISGVRAGETLGSPIALLIENRDWANWEDVMSPGAQDEPPRRKLTRPRPGHADLAGALKYDRTDARDVLERASARETAARVAAGAVCRALLATFGVEIGSHVVSLGGVTARYRSPLPAPLNDVSDLSPVRCLDPDAEKEMMARIDAAKEAGDTLGGVAEVVARGVVVGLGSHVSWDRKLDGRLARALMSIPAVKGVEIGLGFGASRVPGSEAHDEIDRAAEGEGRVAGGFARRSNRAGGLEGGITTGEPLVLRAGMKPISTLMSPLASVDLSTGRAAKAQSERSDVTAVPAMGVIAEAMTAIVLAGAWVEKFGGDSLTEMRRNYDSYLARLEARRAAWEPLG
- a CDS encoding tyrosine recombinase XerC, with the translated sequence MKAAAAAAAPARPEISDFLRYIGTERNDSPNTVKAYGRDLAAFAAFLDGFYGGPGWKWAGVDRLAIRGFLGEGARRGWSKRSMSRALSAVRTYYRFLNLHYGIEVNPARAASTPKLEKRLPGYLDRKAVEKLFELAESRAGGKSLRGTRNRAMLELFYSTGMRLSELTGLDLDDLDLVSDQVKVRGKGKKERLLPLGRPAVQTLRAYYPKREAALREVKSPDRRAVFVGERGKRLTQRGVQLIVRGFLDAVSEGDDLSTHSLRHSFATHLLDAGADLRAVQELLGHASLSTTQIYTHTSVERLKKVYHQAHPRA
- the trmFO gene encoding methylenetetrahydrofolate--tRNA-(uracil(54)-C(5))-methyltransferase (FADH(2)-oxidizing) TrmFO, which encodes MSATVIGGGLAGCEAAWALAERGVRVRLVEMRPVARTPAHQTDALAELVCSNTFKSVETTNAHGLLKAELRLLGSLLLGCADEARVPGGTALAVDRGVFAARATERVSSHQGIEIVREEATALPVPGIVATGPLTSEGLSKTISARVGAESLAFYDAIAPIVSTDSLDESRLYRASRYGKGEGADYWNAPLGRDEYDAFIAALAAADQYPGHDFDAFPYFEGCLPVEEMASRGKDTLRFGPMKPVGLPDPHTGHIAYAVVQLRQEDRAGQMWNLVGFQTRMRHGDQQRVFRTIPGLEHAEFLRYGSIHRNSYLNSPRALTPHLALKDAPTTLFAGQLTGVEGYTESLGTGLLAGLNLARILKGSEPLVPPPTTMLGALLAYLRNADPSCFQPMNANFGLVEPLANPPRDKAKKKALLAGRALEAMTAFAKEITA